One window of the Pseudomonadota bacterium genome contains the following:
- a CDS encoding YvcK family protein, producing the protein MKNHKIVTIGGGSGQYILLSGLRDLDDFDIKAVVSMVDSGGSTGRLRDEYGVLPPGDILKCVLALSPHRDTARQIFQSRFQTHERLKGHNAGNMLLTILSQYAGSFPAGVEALCEVLETRGTVYPVTVKKATLVAELTDGMKLFGESAIDMPRGQQREKIKNVFLVPHHSDSIEVYPPVIQTIETADYLIIGPGDLYTSIIPNLLVSGVRESIQKTHAKIIYIINIMTKYGETDSFSAGDFILHTEHYLGRAIDIVLINQKQPSENILQSYAAQKAYPVDPFLQEYQKTDKLILEEDFLDESGGIVRHDPQKLSSCLQKTIKSFT; encoded by the coding sequence ATGAAAAATCATAAAATTGTTACAATCGGTGGCGGCAGTGGTCAATATATATTGCTTTCCGGTTTAAGGGATCTTGATGATTTTGATATTAAGGCTGTGGTTTCCATGGTGGACAGCGGGGGAAGCACTGGGAGACTTCGCGATGAATATGGTGTTTTGCCTCCAGGCGATATACTTAAATGCGTATTAGCATTATCACCCCATCGCGATACGGCGAGGCAGATATTCCAATCCCGATTTCAGACTCATGAAAGGCTCAAGGGGCATAACGCTGGGAATATGCTCCTGACCATACTTTCACAGTATGCGGGGAGTTTTCCGGCAGGAGTAGAAGCATTGTGCGAAGTGCTGGAAACCAGAGGCACGGTGTATCCGGTTACTGTCAAAAAAGCTACTTTAGTTGCCGAACTTACTGATGGAATGAAGTTATTCGGAGAATCCGCGATTGATATGCCCCGCGGGCAACAACGTGAGAAAATAAAAAATGTTTTTCTGGTTCCCCACCACAGTGACAGCATCGAAGTTTATCCTCCGGTAATACAGACAATCGAGACAGCGGACTATCTGATAATAGGACCGGGAGATCTATATACAAGTATAATTCCAAATCTTTTGGTTTCAGGCGTCAGAGAATCTATACAGAAAACTCACGCAAAAATCATTTATATAATTAATATTATGACAAAATATGGTGAAACTGATTCTTTTTCAGCTGGTGATTTTATCCTACATACAGAACATTATCTTGGCAGAGCTATCGATATAGTGCTTATCAATCAAAAACAACCGTCTGAAAACATACTGCAAAGTTATGCGGCGCAAAAAGCATATCCTGTTGACCCATTTCTGCAGGAATATCAAAAAACCGACAAATTGATTTTGGAAGAAGATTTTCTGGATGAATCAGGCGGAATTGTCAGGCATGATCCACAGAAATTATCTTCCTGTTTACAGAAAACAATTAAAAGTTTTACCTAA
- a CDS encoding pyridoxamine 5'-phosphate oxidase family protein — protein sequence MIFRKKENISTLDDVLELSWKFLHDGVRNFKSPFHYSTLTTIDDNEPQARIVILREFSEKDRTLVCHCDARGSKVLQIQNNPNVSWLFYNPKKWLQLRLSGTASVHTDDNTAESQWEKVRLPHRINYCAEISPGSPTGKPTSGLPDFLRDKAPKLLDSSMARKNFAAIVCRFDEMDWLLLKLTGHIRAKFHWKDNRMDASWVIP from the coding sequence ATGATCTTCAGGAAAAAGGAAAACATCTCAACACTGGACGATGTTCTCGAATTAAGCTGGAAATTTCTCCATGACGGCGTTCGAAACTTCAAGAGTCCGTTTCACTACTCAACCCTTACCACCATAGATGACAATGAACCTCAGGCGCGGATCGTTATCCTGAGGGAGTTTTCAGAAAAAGACCGGACATTGGTATGTCACTGCGATGCCCGAGGTTCCAAGGTTTTACAGATCCAAAATAATCCAAATGTAAGCTGGCTGTTCTATAATCCTAAAAAGTGGCTGCAGCTGCGCCTTTCCGGAACCGCTTCGGTTCATACCGACGATAACACTGCTGAATCACAATGGGAAAAGGTACGCCTGCCCCATAGAATCAACTACTGCGCCGAAATCTCGCCGGGTTCACCTACGGGAAAACCCACTTCGGGTCTCCCGGATTTTCTCCGGGATAAAGCGCCTAAATTGCTTGACAGTTCAATGGCCCGTAAAAACTTTGCTGCCATTGTCTGCCGATTCGATGAAATGGACTGGCTGCTGTTGAAATTGACAGGGCACATCCGGGCTAAATTTCATTGGAAAGATAATCGAATGGACGCATCCTGGGTCATCCCTTAA